The genomic stretch AATGTATGAGCGGTCTCCTCGTCCAGCTGCGCTCCCAGACCGTCGAGAACCCGGGTGAAGAAGGCCCGCGCCGCAACGGCATAGACGAGATCAGCGATCTCAGCGTCGGAGAGTCCGACCTCGCGCAGGTGATCGACGTCCGCCTGCTCCACCGAAGCGGCGTCGGTAGCGACCTTGGCCGCGAACTGAAAGATCGCCCGGTCCTGTGGTTCGAGAGCCTCGCCGTTGGGGGCTTGCGCGATGAGACGCAGAGTCGACTCGTCCGAGCACTCGTCACGAAGAAACTTCGAGTGTGCAGTGGTGCAATACGTCGAGCGAAGGCTGCGCGCGGCCGCGATAGTGGCCAGTTCGAAGCGACGCCGGTCCATGCCGTCTCGAATGGCGCCGTTGAGCGCGTTCCACGCCGCGGCGACCTCCGGCCGATGGCCGAAGGCCCCCGCATAGTTGGGGAGAAAACCCCAGGACTCTCGCTGTTGCTCGTAGTAGGCCGCGGTCGGGGCGGCCGCCGCGTCCTCGGCGACGGGATCGATGAACATGACACAAAGGATGACGCACAGCCGTCGGCGTATCCACCGATTCTCCAACGTCGCACATCACGACGAAGTGGACGATGCCGCACAGAGTGGTTGGTAGTCCTCGGCGCCGAGATGCCACAGCGGTAGAGCGACCTGACCCGTCACGGCGCCGTCGCCGGAGTGGACGCCACGCAGGTCGAGGCCGAGGCTGTGCAGCATCGCGAAGACAGCCAGGTTGTCGGCCGCGGCCAGCACCGCGTAGCGGCAGACGCCGGCGTGGATGGCGCGTTCGCTCAGCCGGATCATGAGCTGCGTAGCGACTCCGCGGCGATGCCAGGCGTCGACGACCGTGATCGCGAGGTCGGCCGCCAGCCGATCGTCTGCGCTCCGGATGTAGCGCGCGACGCCTATTGCGCGCCCATCGGACGCGGAGAGCGCGACGAGGGCCTCATGATCGACGTGGTCTATGTCGGTGAAGTAGCGCAACTCTGCCGCAGTCAGCTCCCGCTTCGCAGTGAGGAAGCGGAACCACCGGCTGCGATCGCTCAGCCGATCGAAAGCGTCAGCAAGCAACGGCGCGTCGGTGGTGCGGATCGGCCGGATCAGGACCTGCGCGCCGTCGCGGAGAGAGACGAGTTCCCCGCCGGCCGTGGTCCCGCGAAGACGAACCGGATCGCGCACGCCGATGACCGGCGGGACGTAGTCGTCGATCGTGGTCATCGTTGCTCCTTGCCGCTGATTCGTGCGCCCATCTGAGGCTCAACCCAGCCTCGCGGACTATCAGCGGCTCCCGCATCCGTGCGCACCACGGATTCACGGTCAGTGGTCGCCATTGACTCCAGGGCGCCGCGGTCGGCGGTGGCGGGTGAGCGGCGAACCACTGCGCCAGGTCGACCTGGCCACCTGCGCCGTAGACCCGGCCGGGCGGCCATCATCGTGCGTCCTACTCGCATCCGCGGGCCGATTATGCGAGTAGTGCGCACGATGTCGGGGCGCCTGGCAACATCGGACGCCGGCGGTCTACGCCGGCCAACAATCGGACGTCGTACTCGCATCCGAAGCCACATTTTGCGAGTAGAGCGTCCGATGTTCGGGCCATCTACGCGACGGCGAGTCCGGCGCGGGAATGCTTAGCGCAGGGTCTCTGCCAGTACGTCGTGCTGGGTCTCGCGGGCCTCGGCGTGCAGCGTCACGCCGGCCTTGGTCAGCGAGACGAAGACTCCGCGCCGGTCCTCCGGGCACATGACCCTGGTGATCAGACCGAGCCGCTCGAGCCGGGCCACGGCCCTCGACAGGGCGCTCTGGCTGAGATACATGTCGTGCGCCAGGTCGTTCATCCGGTACTTCTCGCACTGCGCGTCGGCGAGCCGGTCGAGCGTCTCGAACTCGCTCAGACCGATGCCGTGGCCGCTCTGCAGCCGGCTTTCCATCGCACAGGACAC from Mycobacteriales bacterium encodes the following:
- a CDS encoding peroxidase-related enzyme (This protein belongs to a clade of uncharacterized proteins related to peroxidases such as the alkylhydroperoxidase AhpD.) — encoded protein: MFIDPVAEDAAAAPTAAYYEQQRESWGFLPNYAGAFGHRPEVAAAWNALNGAIRDGMDRRRFELATIAAARSLRSTYCTTAHSKFLRDECSDESTLRLIAQAPNGEALEPQDRAIFQFAAKVATDAASVEQADVDHLREVGLSDAEIADLVYAVAARAFFTRVLDGLGAQLDEETAHTFTGDLLASMIVGRPAAGT
- a CDS encoding GNAT family N-acetyltransferase, whose translation is MTTIDDYVPPVIGVRDPVRLRGTTAGGELVSLRDGAQVLIRPIRTTDAPLLADAFDRLSDRSRWFRFLTAKRELTAAELRYFTDIDHVDHEALVALSASDGRAIGVARYIRSADDRLAADLAITVVDAWHRRGVATQLMIRLSERAIHAGVCRYAVLAAADNLAVFAMLHSLGLDLRGVHSGDGAVTGQVALPLWHLGAEDYQPLCAASSTSS
- a CDS encoding MarR family transcriptional regulator, which translates into the protein MSRTVQPTLVDKWRELLDRHAAVSCAMESRLQSGHGIGLSEFETLDRLADAQCEKYRMNDLAHDMYLSQSALSRAVARLERLGLITRVMCPEDRRGVFVSLTKAGVTLHAEARETQHDVLAETLR